Proteins from a genomic interval of Vanacampus margaritifer isolate UIUO_Vmar chromosome 4, RoL_Vmar_1.0, whole genome shotgun sequence:
- the lpin1a gene encoding phosphatidate phosphatase LPIN1 isoform X1 — protein sequence MNYVGQLAGQVFVQVKELYRGLNPATLSGCIDVIVVRQPNGALQCSPFHVRFGKMGVLRSREKVVDIEINGEPVSLHMKLGENGEAFFVKEAENTLEVVPAHLATSPIMSTGEELMESQLSRSSARHQDSMMCASVPVQSIGPQQGDAGMNKKRRKRRRKARPDGGGGRRDESGEEFSDDDNMFTIDLSSDDEREGDAGRTIYSDQSSATNTHPSKEWTHPQSPVIQETLAIPPACGLSISCPQQTSHFSSHLSNLDDSRSSTPKSDSELANRAKDNPEMLWTWGELPQAAQPSFLTSHQKQDCVPSVAIPVSSSTHFRSISDAGPPSQPRYTSQQGEMRADGASGRRITEEHAVESVDASCAEMESLTTCSEAPSILPDHLEEGRNRGSPIRRTDSPSKRKEKRSQHLGADGVYLDDITELEPEVAALYFPKSDGGGSSMRTDSDVMMTAVRSANQSPQSEGSCGMDSGVDGLLDHMGDLPHVAISLCGGLSDNKEITREHFQERAVSYQQFSENPSLIDDPNLVVKIGNKYYNWSTAAPVMLAMQVYQKPLPQFWCLSYVFSAFGLFSYCLPGLFGPRPPEPASVENIMKDKMPKKGGRWWFSWRSRNSDSKSESATEAAGDQEESPITMATAIRMKDESSSSDEDHRPTLMYGTSQSDALPASGNVCYKKTLRLTSEQLMSLQLKEGPNEVVFSVTTQYQGTCRCHGTIYLWNWDDKLVISDIDGTITRSDTLGHILPTLGKDWTHQGIARLYHKVSQNGYKFMYCSARAIGMADMTRGYLHWVNERGTMLPMGPVMLSPSSLFSALHREVIEKKPEKFKIECLSDIKHLFYPNTEPFYAAFGNRATDVYSYKEVGVPLNRIFTVNPKGELIQEHAKTNISSYGRLCEMVDHVFPVLLQKEGADFPRSDTFNECDYWSEQQPDESKQDKEEDGSRLLESS from the exons ATGAACTATGTGGGTCAGCTGGCGGGCCAGGTGTTTGTGCAGGTCAAGGAGCTGTACAGAGGCCTCAACCCCGCCACGCTGTCCGGCTGCATCGATGTGATCGTGGTGCGGCAGCCCAATGGCGCCCTGCAATGCTCGCCCTTCCACGTGCGCTTCGGCAAAATGGGCGTCCTGCGCTCGCGGGAGAAAGTG GTtgacattgaaatcaatggagAGCCCGTGAGTTTACACATGAAGCTGGGAGAAAATGGAGAAGCCTTTTTTGTTAAAGAAGCAGAGAACACACTG GAAGTGGTTCCAGCCCACCTGGCGACCTCACCCATCATGTCAACAGGTGAGGAGCTGATGGAATCCCAGTTGAGCAGGAGCAGCGCACGCCACCAGG ACAGCATGATGTGCGCTTCGGTTCCCGTCCAGAGCATCGGGCCGCAGCAGGGCGATGCAGGCATGaacaagaagaggaggaagaggaggaggaaggctcGGCCAGATGGCGGAGGAGGGAGGCGGGACGAAAGTGGAGAGGAGTTTTCGGATGATGATAACATGTTCACTATTGACCTGAGCTCTGATGACGAGAGAGAAGGAGACGCCGGaag AACTATATACAGTGATCAATCCTCGGCCACCAACACACACCCCAGTAAAGAATGGACACATCCACAGAG TCCTGTGATTCAAGAGACTCTCGCCATCCCTCCGGCCTGCGGTCTGTCCATCTCTTGTCCGCAGCAGACCTCTCACTTCTCCTCCCACCTTAG CAACCTAGATGACTCTCGGTCTTCAACGCCCAAAAGCGACTCTGAGCTGGCCAATCGGGCTAAAGACAATCCTGAGATGCTGTGGACGTGGGGGGAGTTGCCACAGGCTGCTCAG CCGTCCTTCCTGACTTCCCATCAGAAGCAGGACTGCGTTCCATCGGTCGCCATCCCAGTGTCCTCCAGCACTCACTTCAGAAGTATCAGTGATGCCGGGCCGCCCTCCCAACCTCGTTACACCTCTCAGCAAGGCGAGATGCGTGCTGACGGTGCGAGTGGGCGAAGGATTACAGAAGAGCACG CAGTGGAGAGTGTGGATGCATCATGTGCAGAGATGGAAAGTTTAACAACATGTTCAGAAGCACCCAGCATCCTTCCTGATCATCTGGAGGAAGGCAGGAACAGAGGAAGTCCAATCAGAAGAACCGATTCACCTTCCAAGAGGAAAG AAAAAAGAAGCCAGCATCTTGGTGCTGATGGCGTATACTTGGATGATATCACAGAGCTGGAGCCTGAAGTAGCTGCTTTGTATTTCCCTAAAAG CGATGGAGGGGGCAGCTCGATGAGGACGGACTCGGACGTGATGATGACGGCCGTGCGGAGTGCAAATCAGTCCCCGCAATCAGAGGGCAGCTGCGGGATGGACAGCGGGGTGGACGGTCTGCTGGACCACATGGGGGACCTCCCTCACGTTGCCATCTCACTTTGCGGCGGGCTGTCAGACAACAAGGAGATCACGCGAG AACACTTCCAGGAGAGGGCAGTTTCCTACCAACAGTTCTCCGAAAACCCTTCTCTTATCGATGATCCCAACCTGGTGGTGAAGATTGGTAACAA GTACTATAACTGGAGTACGGCGGCTCCGGTCATGTTAGCCATGCAGGTCTACCAGAAGCCGTTGCCACAG TTTTGGTGTTTGAGTTATGTTTTTTCTGCTTTCGGCCTTTTCTCGTACTGCCTTCCTGGTCTGTTTGGCCCCAGACCTCCTGAGCCT GCTTCGGTGGAGAACATCATGAAGGATAAGATGCCCAAGAAGGGAGGACGCTGGTGGTTCTCCTGGAGGAGCAGGAACAGTGACTCCAAATCG GAGTCCGCAACAGAGGCCGCAGGAGACCAAGAAGAGAGTcccatcaccatggcaacagctaTCAG AATGAAAGATGAATCGTCCTCTAGTGACGAGGACCACAGACCCACTTTGATGTATGGAACCTCCCAGTCTGACGCCCTCCCTGCTTCTGGTAACGTTTGTTACAAGAAGACTCTTCGGCTCACATCAGAGCAGCTG ATGAGCTTACAGCTGAAGGAGGGTCCAAATGAGGTGGTGTTCAGCGTGACCACGCAGTATCAGGGCACGTGTCGTTGCCATGGCACCATCTACCTGTGGAACTGGGACGACAAGCTCGTCATCTCCGACATCGATGGGACCATCACCAG GTCAGACACATTGGGCCACATCCTCCCCACGCTGGGAAAAGACTGGACCCACCAGGGCATCGCAAGACTCTACCACAAAGTCAGCCA GAATGGATATAAATTCATGTACTGCTCGGCGAGGGCCATCGGTATGGCTGATATGACCCGAGGTTACCTGCACTGGGTCAACGAAAGGGGAACTATGCTGCCGATGGGCCCGGTGATGCTCAGCCCCAGCAGCCTGTTTTCCGCCTTGCACAG agAAGTGATTGAGAAAAAACCTGAGAAGTTCAAGATCGAGTGTCTCAGtgacatcaagcaccttttctACCCCAATACTGAACCTTTCTACGCTGCTTTTGGCAACAGAGCTACA GATGTGTATTCCTACAAGGAGGTGGGCGTTCCTCTCAACAGGATCTTCACTGTCAATCCAAAAGGGGAACTAATACAGGAACATGCCAAAACCAACATCTCCTC TTACGGCCGCCTGTGCGAAATGGTGGACCACGTCTTTCCCGTCCTGCTCCAAAAAGAAGGAGCCGACTTTCCCCGTTCGGACACTTTTAATGAGTGCGATTACTGGAGCGAGCAACAGCCTGATGAAAGCAAGCAGGACAAGGAAGAGGACGGCTCGCGGCTTCTGGAGAGCAGCTGA
- the lpin1a gene encoding phosphatidate phosphatase LPIN1 isoform X5, translating into MSTGEELMESQLSRSSARHQDSMMCASVPVQSIGPQQGDAGMNKKRRKRRRKARPDGGGGRRDESGEEFSDDDNMFTIDLSSDDEREGDAGRTIYSDQSSATNTHPSKEWTHPQSPVIQETLAIPPACGLSISCPQQTSHFSSHLSNLDDSRSSTPKSDSELANRAKDNPEMLWTWGELPQAAQPSFLTSHQKQDCVPSVAIPVSSSTHFRSISDAGPPSQPRYTSQQGEMRADGASGRRITEEHAVESVDASCAEMESLTTCSEAPSILPDHLEEGRNRGSPIRRTDSPSKRKEKRSQHLGADGVYLDDITELEPEVAALYFPKSDGGGSSMRTDSDVMMTAVRSANQSPQSEGSCGMDSGVDGLLDHMGDLPHVAISLCGGLSDNKEITREHFQERAVSYQQFSENPSLIDDPNLVVKIGNKYYNWSTAAPVMLAMQVYQKPLPQFWCLSYVFSAFGLFSYCLPGLFGPRPPEPASVENIMKDKMPKKGGRWWFSWRSRNSDSKSESATEAAGDQEESPITMATAIRMKDESSSSDEDHRPTLMYGTSQSDALPASGNVCYKKTLRLTSEQLMSLQLKEGPNEVVFSVTTQYQGTCRCHGTIYLWNWDDKLVISDIDGTITRSDTLGHILPTLGKDWTHQGIARLYHKVSQNGYKFMYCSARAIGMADMTRGYLHWVNERGTMLPMGPVMLSPSSLFSALHREVIEKKPEKFKIECLSDIKHLFYPNTEPFYAAFGNRATDVYSYKEVGVPLNRIFTVNPKGELIQEHAKTNISSYGRLCEMVDHVFPVLLQKEGADFPRSDTFNECDYWSEQQPDESKQDKEEDGSRLLESS; encoded by the exons ATGTCAACAGGTGAGGAGCTGATGGAATCCCAGTTGAGCAGGAGCAGCGCACGCCACCAGG ACAGCATGATGTGCGCTTCGGTTCCCGTCCAGAGCATCGGGCCGCAGCAGGGCGATGCAGGCATGaacaagaagaggaggaagaggaggaggaaggctcGGCCAGATGGCGGAGGAGGGAGGCGGGACGAAAGTGGAGAGGAGTTTTCGGATGATGATAACATGTTCACTATTGACCTGAGCTCTGATGACGAGAGAGAAGGAGACGCCGGaag AACTATATACAGTGATCAATCCTCGGCCACCAACACACACCCCAGTAAAGAATGGACACATCCACAGAG TCCTGTGATTCAAGAGACTCTCGCCATCCCTCCGGCCTGCGGTCTGTCCATCTCTTGTCCGCAGCAGACCTCTCACTTCTCCTCCCACCTTAG CAACCTAGATGACTCTCGGTCTTCAACGCCCAAAAGCGACTCTGAGCTGGCCAATCGGGCTAAAGACAATCCTGAGATGCTGTGGACGTGGGGGGAGTTGCCACAGGCTGCTCAG CCGTCCTTCCTGACTTCCCATCAGAAGCAGGACTGCGTTCCATCGGTCGCCATCCCAGTGTCCTCCAGCACTCACTTCAGAAGTATCAGTGATGCCGGGCCGCCCTCCCAACCTCGTTACACCTCTCAGCAAGGCGAGATGCGTGCTGACGGTGCGAGTGGGCGAAGGATTACAGAAGAGCACG CAGTGGAGAGTGTGGATGCATCATGTGCAGAGATGGAAAGTTTAACAACATGTTCAGAAGCACCCAGCATCCTTCCTGATCATCTGGAGGAAGGCAGGAACAGAGGAAGTCCAATCAGAAGAACCGATTCACCTTCCAAGAGGAAAG AAAAAAGAAGCCAGCATCTTGGTGCTGATGGCGTATACTTGGATGATATCACAGAGCTGGAGCCTGAAGTAGCTGCTTTGTATTTCCCTAAAAG CGATGGAGGGGGCAGCTCGATGAGGACGGACTCGGACGTGATGATGACGGCCGTGCGGAGTGCAAATCAGTCCCCGCAATCAGAGGGCAGCTGCGGGATGGACAGCGGGGTGGACGGTCTGCTGGACCACATGGGGGACCTCCCTCACGTTGCCATCTCACTTTGCGGCGGGCTGTCAGACAACAAGGAGATCACGCGAG AACACTTCCAGGAGAGGGCAGTTTCCTACCAACAGTTCTCCGAAAACCCTTCTCTTATCGATGATCCCAACCTGGTGGTGAAGATTGGTAACAA GTACTATAACTGGAGTACGGCGGCTCCGGTCATGTTAGCCATGCAGGTCTACCAGAAGCCGTTGCCACAG TTTTGGTGTTTGAGTTATGTTTTTTCTGCTTTCGGCCTTTTCTCGTACTGCCTTCCTGGTCTGTTTGGCCCCAGACCTCCTGAGCCT GCTTCGGTGGAGAACATCATGAAGGATAAGATGCCCAAGAAGGGAGGACGCTGGTGGTTCTCCTGGAGGAGCAGGAACAGTGACTCCAAATCG GAGTCCGCAACAGAGGCCGCAGGAGACCAAGAAGAGAGTcccatcaccatggcaacagctaTCAG AATGAAAGATGAATCGTCCTCTAGTGACGAGGACCACAGACCCACTTTGATGTATGGAACCTCCCAGTCTGACGCCCTCCCTGCTTCTGGTAACGTTTGTTACAAGAAGACTCTTCGGCTCACATCAGAGCAGCTG ATGAGCTTACAGCTGAAGGAGGGTCCAAATGAGGTGGTGTTCAGCGTGACCACGCAGTATCAGGGCACGTGTCGTTGCCATGGCACCATCTACCTGTGGAACTGGGACGACAAGCTCGTCATCTCCGACATCGATGGGACCATCACCAG GTCAGACACATTGGGCCACATCCTCCCCACGCTGGGAAAAGACTGGACCCACCAGGGCATCGCAAGACTCTACCACAAAGTCAGCCA GAATGGATATAAATTCATGTACTGCTCGGCGAGGGCCATCGGTATGGCTGATATGACCCGAGGTTACCTGCACTGGGTCAACGAAAGGGGAACTATGCTGCCGATGGGCCCGGTGATGCTCAGCCCCAGCAGCCTGTTTTCCGCCTTGCACAG agAAGTGATTGAGAAAAAACCTGAGAAGTTCAAGATCGAGTGTCTCAGtgacatcaagcaccttttctACCCCAATACTGAACCTTTCTACGCTGCTTTTGGCAACAGAGCTACA GATGTGTATTCCTACAAGGAGGTGGGCGTTCCTCTCAACAGGATCTTCACTGTCAATCCAAAAGGGGAACTAATACAGGAACATGCCAAAACCAACATCTCCTC TTACGGCCGCCTGTGCGAAATGGTGGACCACGTCTTTCCCGTCCTGCTCCAAAAAGAAGGAGCCGACTTTCCCCGTTCGGACACTTTTAATGAGTGCGATTACTGGAGCGAGCAACAGCCTGATGAAAGCAAGCAGGACAAGGAAGAGGACGGCTCGCGGCTTCTGGAGAGCAGCTGA